In Planctomycetaceae bacterium, a single window of DNA contains:
- the mnmG gene encoding tRNA uridine-5-carboxymethylaminomethyl(34) synthesis enzyme MnmG gives MSGDINNFDCIVIGGGHAGAEAAHAAAKIGAKTLLLTISKETIAKASCNPAIGGIAKGQIVKEVDALGGIMGIATDATGIQFRLLNRSKGAAVQSPRAQIDKYKYSACIIKLLEQTENLTIIDGMAAEIIVDDNQVRGVVCTDGRTFNASTVIVTAGTFLKGVMHTGTKQWPGGRLGEPASNELSDCLRKLGLDVQRLKTGTPARLDATTIDYDKTQVQYGDEKPSPFSFLTDSITRQQIPCWITYTNEKIHKLLMDNMDRAPMYTGQIASTGPRYCPSIETKIMRFSDKTRHQVFLEPEDEEQRTIYCNGISTSVPEDVQEQMLKLMAGTENAKIVHYAYAIEYDYCPAIQLKPSLETRKIKGLFMAGQVNGTSGYEEAAGQGIMAGINAARLLDNKEPIVLGRDQAYIGVMIDDLLTREIDEPYRMFTSRAEWRMSLRSDNADKRLTQIGRDIGLVDDLRWSRYLQTVEQIKTLTEFLQSTRKGGKSLWDYLKQPQNPIHHEIADMPELAVMNIRADVVESVFTDAKYEGYLAKEAKEVVQYQKNEKLKLPENLDYDKVEHLRAEAKEKLRKFKPATLGQAGRLGGITPADIMIVQIHLRKENARHTGN, from the coding sequence ATGTCTGGTGATATTAATAATTTTGATTGTATTGTTATTGGTGGGGGACACGCGGGGGCGGAGGCTGCGCATGCGGCGGCGAAAATCGGAGCGAAAACTCTACTGCTGACCATTAGCAAAGAAACCATCGCCAAGGCAAGCTGCAATCCTGCTATCGGCGGAATCGCAAAAGGCCAAATTGTAAAAGAAGTCGATGCGCTCGGCGGGATAATGGGAATCGCGACCGACGCGACCGGTATTCAATTCAGACTTCTTAATCGCTCTAAAGGCGCAGCGGTTCAATCGCCCCGCGCTCAAATTGACAAATATAAATATTCGGCCTGTATTATAAAACTTTTAGAACAAACTGAAAATCTTACAATCATCGATGGAATGGCTGCAGAAATCATCGTTGATGACAATCAGGTGCGGGGGGTTGTCTGCACTGACGGCAGAACGTTTAACGCAAGCACAGTAATCGTAACCGCAGGGACATTTCTCAAGGGCGTAATGCACACCGGTACAAAACAATGGCCGGGCGGAAGACTCGGTGAGCCGGCATCTAACGAGCTTTCGGATTGTCTGCGAAAACTTGGACTCGATGTGCAGCGATTGAAAACCGGAACGCCGGCGCGACTCGATGCAACGACAATCGATTATGACAAGACGCAGGTTCAATACGGAGATGAAAAGCCATCGCCGTTTTCGTTTTTAACTGATTCCATTACACGGCAACAGATTCCGTGCTGGATAACATATACTAATGAAAAAATTCATAAACTTCTGATGGATAATATGGACCGGGCACCGATGTACACGGGGCAGATTGCTTCAACTGGGCCGCGGTATTGTCCGAGTATTGAAACGAAGATTATGCGGTTTTCTGATAAGACGCGGCATCAGGTTTTTCTTGAGCCTGAAGATGAGGAGCAGCGCACGATTTACTGCAACGGAATAAGTACATCTGTGCCGGAGGATGTGCAGGAACAAATGCTCAAGCTTATGGCGGGGACTGAAAACGCGAAGATAGTTCATTATGCTTACGCGATTGAATATGATTATTGTCCGGCGATACAACTCAAACCGAGTCTTGAGACGCGAAAAATCAAGGGGCTGTTTATGGCCGGTCAGGTCAATGGAACGAGCGGTTATGAAGAGGCGGCCGGTCAGGGGATTATGGCGGGCATTAACGCGGCGAGACTTTTGGATAATAAAGAGCCGATAGTTTTGGGACGCGACCAGGCATATATCGGCGTTATGATTGACGATTTGCTGACACGTGAAATTGACGAACCTTACAGGATGTTTACATCGCGGGCGGAATGGCGAATGAGTTTGCGGAGCGATAACGCTGATAAACGGCTGACGCAAATCGGCAGAGATATCGGGCTGGTCGATGATTTGCGATGGAGCAGGTATCTGCAAACAGTTGAGCAAATTAAAACTCTGACGGAATTTTTGCAGAGTACTCGCAAAGGCGGTAAATCGCTTTGGGATTATTTGAAGCAGCCGCAGAATCCGATTCATCATGAAATTGCGGATATGCCGGAGCTGGCAGTGATGAATATTCGGGCGGATGTCGTCGAAAGCGTATTCACGGACGCTAAATATGAGGGTTATCTGGCGAAAGAAGCTAAAGAAGTTGTGCAGTATCAGAAAAATGAAAAATTAAAATTGCCTGAAAACCTTGATTATGATAAGGTTGAACACCTGCGAGCCGAGGCGAAAGAGAAATTGAGAAAATTCAAGCCCGCGACGCTTGGACAGGCAGGCAGACTCGGCGGTATTACGCCGGCGGATATTATGATTGTTCAAATTCATTTGAGAAAAGAAAATGCAAGACACACAGGCAATTGA
- the arfB gene encoding aminoacyl-tRNA hydrolase translates to MLNKIQILENELEFQTSRSSGPGGQNVNKLNTKVAVIINIPTCSFLTDAQKEIILKKLSSRLTKDNRLIVESQRFRTQRANRDFAIEKLTDVIEAALRVPKKRKPTKPTYSAVQKRLKHKKMRSDIKKHREKNFTSE, encoded by the coding sequence ATGTTGAATAAAATTCAAATATTAGAAAATGAACTTGAGTTTCAAACGTCCAGAAGTTCCGGGCCGGGCGGACAGAATGTAAATAAACTTAATACCAAAGTCGCGGTTATAATCAATATTCCGACTTGCAGCTTTTTGACGGATGCACAAAAAGAAATCATACTTAAAAAACTTTCATCAAGACTCACAAAGGATAACAGGCTGATTGTCGAAAGCCAGCGGTTCAGGACACAAAGGGCTAATCGTGATTTTGCAATCGAGAAATTAACAGATGTAATCGAAGCTGCGTTGCGTGTGCCTAAAAAACGAAAACCAACAAAGCCAACTTATTCTGCGGTTCAAAAACGATTGAAACACAAGAAGATGAGAAGCGATATTAAGAAACACAGAGAGAAGAATTTTACAAGTGAATGA
- a CDS encoding peptidylprolyl isomerase: MDMKKILIVSLIAVFGMMFFYGCEEAAKGPAVDPARLDSITPPKEMPDMPVPTGGLVLSVESTAVTADELVEPVIANFRQLAKEQDFEHFKISARPMVANMLLQRVADIKLYQKAKAALPEGVSDEVIDKIVEEEVQKFIARCGGNYSEVEKLLAKMGTNWKEFYREQRRAILIQSFISEELKDEKPITHSELLAYYNKIKADNYEQKAQLTFRVIDILPYKLYDANDPNVGGDQKADQLAAEIIGKIKNGEDFNDLAKKYSQDYSAKDGGLWKPVVPGTLAAPYDVIEKAAANMKDGDVSEPIKSSGHIFIVKLIDKKESMNKPFEQVQGEVEARMQLEKRKKVVNDMMDKIIKQVDLTYADQFVEYCLEKAYNDCRAQ, encoded by the coding sequence ATGGACATGAAAAAAATACTTATAGTTTCGCTTATAGCGGTTTTCGGGATGATGTTCTTTTATGGCTGTGAAGAGGCTGCCAAAGGGCCGGCGGTTGACCCGGCACGGTTAGATTCCATTACTCCGCCGAAGGAAATGCCGGATATGCCGGTGCCAACGGGAGGATTGGTGCTTTCGGTTGAATCGACGGCTGTTACCGCGGACGAACTTGTAGAGCCTGTTATCGCGAACTTCAGACAGCTTGCGAAAGAACAGGATTTTGAACATTTCAAAATCAGCGCACGACCTATGGTCGCGAATATGCTTTTGCAGAGAGTTGCGGATATTAAGTTATATCAAAAAGCAAAGGCTGCGCTGCCGGAAGGCGTTAGCGATGAAGTAATCGATAAAATCGTCGAAGAAGAAGTGCAGAAGTTTATCGCGCGATGCGGCGGGAATTATTCGGAAGTAGAAAAACTGCTGGCCAAGATGGGAACCAACTGGAAAGAATTTTATAGAGAACAGCGAAGAGCGATACTAATTCAGTCTTTCATTTCTGAAGAACTTAAAGATGAAAAGCCAATTACGCACTCTGAACTGCTGGCTTACTACAATAAAATAAAAGCTGACAATTACGAGCAGAAAGCACAATTGACTTTCCGTGTAATAGATATTTTGCCTTACAAATTATACGACGCCAACGACCCGAACGTAGGCGGTGATCAAAAGGCCGACCAACTTGCGGCGGAAATTATTGGTAAAATTAAAAACGGCGAAGATTTCAACGACCTTGCGAAAAAATATTCGCAGGATTATTCTGCTAAAGACGGCGGACTGTGGAAGCCGGTTGTGCCGGGGACGCTGGCGGCGCCTTATGATGTAATCGAAAAAGCGGCGGCTAATATGAAAGACGGAGACGTCAGCGAGCCAATTAAATCTTCAGGGCATATTTTTATCGTTAAACTCATAGATAAAAAAGAATCGATGAACAAGCCGTTCGAACAGGTGCAGGGCGAAGTCGAAGCGAGAATGCAGCTTGAAAAACGCAAGAAAGTCGTAAATGATATGATGGATAAAATTATTAAACAGGTCGATTTGACCTACGCAGACCAGTTTGTAGAATATTGTCTGGAAAAGGCATACAACGATTGCAGGGCACAATAA
- a CDS encoding SpoIIE family protein phosphatase: MKILGKNKREEQLYQLITLVAGGFALGEVLDKLARAAVEITGASACSLRLLDDDAGDLKMRSTFGLSEEYRNKGPVTREDPVIQAAFAGEAVIIDDMSKDERVKYKDASEKEGIISQLTVAMLFKNTPVGVLRLYRPRVGGFTEDDISLARSVASQCAVAITNAKYYSRALAGEQVAQQVRLASIIQRRMIPDAAPKIKGLEIAAAYKPCFGVGGDLYDFIRLDNDCLAIAIADVIGKGIPAAIMMSSFRGMIRAYADGGHMRHSMTEIIRKLNNNACDECRDGEFITLFYAILNAKDMTMTYCSCGHEPTLLYRGGKIRELSKGGLVLGVMKDAEYEIEKIALKDEDRILFYTDGLIDAVNFDGKIWGIENLFKTFKQCVSGTAADIVNNTLTLRRRFIGLARQTDDTSIVAVRVSDRN; encoded by the coding sequence ATGAAAATACTTGGAAAGAATAAGCGTGAAGAGCAGTTATATCAGTTAATCACACTGGTAGCGGGTGGTTTTGCGCTCGGCGAAGTGCTCGATAAACTGGCACGGGCGGCGGTGGAAATTACCGGCGCATCGGCCTGCTCACTAAGATTATTGGATGATGATGCCGGCGACTTGAAAATGCGCAGCACTTTCGGCCTTAGCGAAGAATACAGGAATAAAGGGCCGGTTACGCGCGAAGACCCTGTAATTCAGGCGGCATTTGCGGGCGAAGCGGTCATCATCGATGATATGAGCAAAGATGAACGAGTTAAATATAAAGACGCTTCTGAAAAAGAAGGCATTATCAGCCAACTTACAGTTGCGATGCTATTCAAGAATACACCTGTCGGCGTACTGCGGCTTTATCGGCCAAGAGTCGGCGGATTTACTGAAGATGATATTTCACTGGCACGTTCGGTTGCTTCGCAGTGCGCAGTTGCTATCACAAACGCAAAATATTATTCCAGAGCTTTGGCCGGCGAGCAGGTTGCGCAGCAGGTTCGGCTTGCGAGTATTATTCAGCGGCGAATGATTCCCGATGCGGCGCCGAAAATCAAGGGACTTGAGATTGCGGCGGCATACAAACCATGCTTCGGCGTCGGCGGCGACCTTTATGATTTTATCAGACTCGATAATGATTGTCTTGCAATCGCTATCGCTGACGTTATCGGCAAAGGTATTCCGGCGGCGATTATGATGAGTTCGTTTCGCGGTATGATACGCGCTTATGCCGATGGCGGACACATGCGTCATTCAATGACGGAAATTATTCGCAAACTAAATAACAACGCCTGCGACGAATGCAGGGATGGCGAATTTATTACGCTGTTCTACGCGATTTTAAACGCCAAAGATATGACAATGACCTACTGCAGCTGCGGGCACGAACCGACACTGCTTTATCGCGGCGGAAAAATTCGTGAGTTGTCTAAAGGCGGTCTGGTTCTGGGTGTGATGAAAGATGCCGAATACGAAATTGAAAAAATCGCACTCAAAGACGAAGACAGAATTCTTTTTTATACCGATGGTTTGATTGACGCGGTGAACTTCGATGGGAAAATCTGGGGTATCGAAAATCTGTTTAAAACTTTTAAGCAGTGTGTTTCCGGTACAGCGGCGGATATTGTAAATAATACGCTGACGCTGCGAAGAAGATTTATCGGCCTTGCACGTCAGACTGACGATACGAGTATTGTTGCCGTCAGAGTATCGGATAGAAATTAA
- a CDS encoding ABC transporter ATP-binding protein/permease yields the protein MKTTPKRNLFQSYKILLSHQWGKLALTFFFNLIKASPAWLMPIVTAMMIDLATGDDPKKIRKLAYYTIFMLVLIAQNVPTHTIYARMLSDVMRGISLYLRRELCRQLQRLSILYHHKSNIGKLHSKIIRDIEIVEQTPRILTEQVFNFICQVTIAVVAISIRKPIALLFFLIAVPIAVFMKKIFENRVRKSAKSYRYAMENMSSSINDMLNMIPITRAHGLEEYEVKEIDAKISAVFRRGKQFDTLVAIFGSSAWAAMTMLHILFIAGSVYATMKGHISIGDVVLFNSMFLVLTGQTLMIISTLPQLSQAGESVNSIYEVLTSPDLEENSSKKPFDKIDGKFEFTNVTYRYPETTRHALKDFSLTIEPGQSVAFVGPSGSGKSTVLSLVLGFIRPNSGKMLIDGRDVMEMDLRTYRKFVGVVTQESIFFSGSLYENVAYGDKNTTPDEVIEALKAADAWDFVENLPEGIYTNIGSDGLKLSGGQMQRLAIARAIIRDPKIVILDEATSSLDVESEERVRLALDKLVKNRTTFVVAHRVSTTRNVDKVIILKNGKITEQGSPAELLTRENFYSNAVTQNKK from the coding sequence ATGAAGACAACTCCAAAACGAAATTTGTTTCAAAGTTACAAAATTCTTCTTTCACACCAATGGGGAAAACTTGCGCTTACATTTTTTTTCAATTTGATAAAAGCAAGTCCCGCCTGGCTCATGCCTATTGTTACCGCGATGATGATTGACCTGGCCACCGGCGATGACCCAAAAAAAATCAGGAAACTTGCGTATTATACTATTTTTATGCTCGTGCTCATCGCGCAAAACGTCCCGACGCATACTATTTATGCCAGAATGTTAAGCGATGTAATGCGAGGCATCAGTCTTTATCTTCGCAGAGAACTTTGCCGCCAGCTTCAGCGGTTGAGTATTTTGTATCATCACAAATCTAACATCGGCAAACTGCACTCGAAGATTATCCGTGACATCGAGATAGTCGAGCAAACGCCTCGAATCCTTACCGAACAGGTATTCAACTTTATATGTCAGGTAACAATCGCTGTCGTCGCGATATCGATTCGCAAACCAATTGCGTTATTATTCTTTTTAATTGCCGTACCGATTGCAGTATTTATGAAAAAAATATTTGAAAACAGGGTCAGAAAAAGCGCAAAGAGTTATCGCTATGCGATGGAGAATATGAGTTCATCGATAAATGATATGCTGAATATGATTCCCATTACCAGAGCGCACGGCCTTGAGGAATACGAAGTAAAAGAAATCGACGCCAAAATTTCCGCTGTGTTCCGCAGAGGCAAACAGTTCGATACACTCGTCGCGATTTTCGGTTCTTCCGCATGGGCGGCAATGACAATGCTGCATATCCTGTTTATCGCAGGTTCTGTTTACGCCACAATGAAAGGACACATCAGTATTGGAGACGTTGTGCTTTTCAATTCGATGTTCCTCGTGTTAACCGGCCAGACACTTATGATTATCAGCACGCTTCCGCAGTTGAGCCAGGCCGGAGAGTCCGTCAATTCGATTTACGAAGTGCTGACGTCGCCGGATTTGGAAGAAAACAGCAGCAAAAAACCTTTCGATAAGATTGATGGAAAATTTGAATTCACAAACGTAACTTATCGATATCCTGAAACAACCCGCCACGCACTGAAAGATTTTTCGCTTACAATCGAACCCGGCCAATCCGTCGCGTTTGTCGGTCCAAGCGGAAGCGGAAAATCTACCGTACTTTCGCTCGTACTCGGCTTTATTCGTCCAAACAGCGGTAAAATGCTAATCGACGGCAGAGACGTTATGGAAATGGATTTACGAACATACCGAAAATTTGTCGGCGTTGTTACACAGGAAAGCATTTTCTTTTCCGGCAGCCTTTATGAAAACGTCGCGTACGGCGACAAAAACACAACTCCAGACGAAGTAATCGAAGCATTAAAAGCCGCCGATGCGTGGGATTTCGTGGAGAATTTGCCGGAAGGCATTTACACAAACATCGGTTCTGACGGCTTGAAACTCTCCGGCGGACAAATGCAGAGACTCGCGATTGCCCGTGCGATTATCAGAGACCCAAAAATTGTGATTCTCGATGAAGCCACCAGTTCACTCGACGTCGAATCAGAAGAACGAGTCAGATTAGCGTTAGATAAGCTCGTAAAAAATAGAACAACATTTGTCGTCGCGCACAGGGTTTCAACGACCAGAAATGTTGACAAAGTTATAATCCTAAAGAATGGCAAAATTACCGAACAAGGCTCGCCGGCAGAATTACTTACAAGAGAGAATTTTTATTCCAACGCTGTCACCCAAAACAAAAAGTGA
- the acpS gene encoding holo-ACP synthase, whose amino-acid sequence MKILHGIDLVDCPRIEQMLERHESRFLDRVFTPAEQKQANEVKNRIEKLAGRFAAKEAVLKLLGTGWRGKIAWTDIEIVNNPLGKPIVTLSGEVKRIADEMKIGEINLSISHTANFVMASAMALTK is encoded by the coding sequence ATGAAAATTTTACACGGTATAGATTTAGTTGATTGTCCGAGAATCGAGCAGATGCTTGAGCGGCACGAGAGCCGTTTTCTTGATAGAGTTTTCACGCCCGCTGAACAGAAGCAGGCGAACGAAGTGAAAAACCGTATCGAAAAACTTGCCGGCAGATTTGCGGCTAAAGAAGCAGTATTGAAACTATTGGGCACGGGTTGGCGCGGGAAGATTGCCTGGACTGATATCGAGATTGTAAATAATCCGCTCGGAAAGCCAATAGTAACGCTTAGCGGCGAAGTTAAAAGAATCGCCGACGAAATGAAAATCGGTGAAATAAATTTGAGTATCAGTCATACGGCGAATTTCGTTATGGCTTCTGCAATGGCACTGACAAAATAA
- a CDS encoding phosphatase PAP2 family protein — translation MKQAKINKINWFVFASVVFLITAAIVSYFFFDSYVSGKIFDTHRELDESFVAKLIKPLGKTYVPLWLVFVLGFLKKRIEIILIGAIALLLVLAVVSPEKMIFDRQRPNLYFANQTKSQLGEKTEKAKSYFFGLHKPLNQSFPSGDTATIFAVVAAATSFVPGFPFVVLLLAAFAVGFLRVIGLAHYPSDVLVGAALGIICGRIAILICEKWLEKNKFPLGAGWRSIAVVGIFLIPSLDVMSKGFKDLYIFSLSSVLLAGCFCLAMAIQQMLNKSTKLL, via the coding sequence ATGAAACAGGCAAAAATAAATAAGATTAATTGGTTTGTTTTTGCATCTGTCGTTTTTTTGATTACAGCTGCGATTGTCAGTTATTTCTTTTTTGATTCCTATGTGTCAGGTAAGATTTTTGATACTCATAGGGAATTAGATGAATCTTTTGTTGCGAAACTAATCAAGCCGCTGGGAAAGACTTATGTTCCGCTGTGGCTTGTGTTTGTGTTGGGATTCCTGAAAAAAAGAATTGAAATTATTCTTATTGGCGCTATCGCTCTGCTTTTGGTGCTTGCCGTTGTTTCTCCGGAAAAAATGATTTTTGACAGGCAGCGCCCGAATTTATATTTTGCAAATCAGACAAAATCGCAGCTTGGAGAAAAAACAGAAAAGGCTAAATCTTATTTCTTTGGCCTGCACAAACCTCTCAATCAGTCTTTTCCTTCAGGCGATACGGCGACAATTTTTGCAGTTGTCGCGGCTGCGACGTCGTTTGTTCCTGGATTTCCATTTGTGGTTTTGCTGCTTGCGGCATTTGCGGTTGGTTTTTTGCGTGTAATCGGGCTGGCTCATTATCCTTCGGATGTTTTGGTGGGCGCGGCTTTGGGGATTATTTGCGGCAGAATCGCGATATTGATTTGTGAAAAATGGCTTGAAAAAAATAAGTTCCCTTTGGGTGCGGGATGGCGTAGTATTGCTGTCGTCGGTATTTTTCTGATTCCTTCATTGGATGTGATGTCCAAAGGGTTTAAAGATTTATACATCTTTTCATTAAGCAGCGTTCTTTTGGCAGGATGCTTTTGTCTGGCAATGGCAATTCAGCAAATGCTGAATAAAAGTACAAAATTATTGTGA
- a CDS encoding acylphosphatase: MTIAKYIIFSGYVQGVGFRFTAKNIARRYELTGYVRNLEESKVEMHLQGEPEDIEDCIEDLKQSFTIRDVEIKDADVNTSYEDFGIAL; this comes from the coding sequence ATGACAATCGCAAAGTACATAATTTTCAGTGGTTACGTTCAGGGCGTCGGCTTTCGCTTCACCGCCAAGAACATCGCTCGCCGTTACGAGTTGACCGGCTATGTCCGCAACCTCGAAGAAAGCAAAGTTGAAATGCACCTGCAGGGCGAGCCGGAAGATATTGAAGATTGCATTGAAGATTTGAAGCAGTCCTTTACAATCAGAGATGTGGAAATCAAAGACGCCGACGTGAACACATCGTATGAGGATTTCGGCATCGCACTCTAA